In Mycoavidus cysteinexigens, a genomic segment contains:
- the dnaJ gene encoding molecular chaperone DnaJ, which produces MAKRNYYDVLGVAKNASDDEIKKAYRKLAMKYHPDRNPDNKDSEAHFKEVKEAYEMLSDPQKRAAYDQYGQAGVDPNMNGGAQGFGGFAEAFGDIFGDIFGGGQRGQAGASRVYRGADLRYGMEITLEQAARGYETQIRVPAWESCTTCSGSGAAAGTKPQTCPGCSGAGTVRISQGFFSIQQTCPKCHGSGSYIAQPCGSCHGAGKIKKNKTLAVNIPAGINDGMRIRSAGNGEPGLNGGPPGDLYVEIHVKAHSVFERDGDDLHCQMPIPFTSAALGGDIEVPTLHGRASFTVPEGTQPGKTFRLRGKGIKGVRSNIPGDLYVHVQVETPVKLTEAQRALLKQFEQSLADGGERHNPQSKGWFERVKSFFE; this is translated from the coding sequence ATGGCGAAACGGAATTACTACGACGTTTTGGGCGTTGCCAAAAATGCAAGCGATGATGAAATTAAAAAGGCATATCGTAAGCTGGCTATGAAATATCATCCGGACCGCAACCCGGATAATAAAGACTCAGAAGCGCATTTTAAAGAGGTTAAAGAAGCCTATGAAATGCTCTCTGATCCACAAAAACGCGCGGCTTACGACCAATACGGTCAGGCTGGCGTAGATCCCAATATGAATGGGGGAGCGCAAGGTTTTGGTGGCTTCGCGGAGGCTTTTGGCGATATTTTTGGTGACATTTTCGGTGGCGGGCAACGCGGTCAAGCGGGCGCTTCTCGGGTGTATCGGGGCGCCGATTTGCGTTATGGCATGGAGATTACGCTTGAACAGGCTGCGCGCGGCTATGAGACCCAAATTCGGGTGCCGGCTTGGGAGTCCTGCACGACTTGTAGTGGCTCAGGCGCCGCCGCAGGAACTAAGCCGCAGACCTGTCCGGGTTGCTCAGGCGCAGGCACCGTGCGGATCTCGCAAGGGTTTTTCAGCATTCAGCAGACTTGCCCTAAATGTCATGGTAGCGGCAGCTATATTGCGCAGCCATGCGGCTCTTGCCATGGTGCTGGCAAAATCAAGAAAAATAAGACCCTGGCCGTCAATATCCCAGCCGGAATTAACGATGGCATGCGTATCCGCTCGGCCGGCAATGGTGAACCTGGCTTGAACGGCGGGCCGCCCGGGGATTTATATGTGGAAATTCATGTCAAGGCACACTCCGTTTTTGAGCGCGATGGCGATGATTTGCATTGTCAGATGCCGATCCCGTTTACCAGCGCGGCGCTTGGTGGGGACATAGAAGTACCCACGCTGCACGGACGCGCAAGTTTTACCGTGCCAGAAGGCACACAGCCAGGGAAAACTTTCCGCTTGCGCGGCAAAGGCATTAAAGGAGTGCGCTCGAATATACCGGGTGATCTTTATGTGCATGTGCAAGTTGAAACGCCAGTTAAACTCACCGAGGCACAACGTGCATTGCTCAAGCAATTTGAACAATCATTGGCAGATGGGGGCGAGCGGCATAACCCGCAAAGCAAAGGCTGGTTTGAGCGAGTGAAAAGTTTTTTTGAATAA
- a CDS encoding chorismate-binding protein, protein MAITELIHPDCFALLDDCNASEAAPTSRLYTDLAHQRICPDLAAWESVCSAVEADLRAGLHGVVLADYEWGVQAQLKPQKGEAAAASGSNAPSFRFLLFRECAHLSRPEVDAWLVMRDAVTPEPSIAGIAEVRPSVQPADFDQALSSIQAALSAGEAYQINYTYRLHFSAFGAPMGLYRRLRARQPVPYGALIALPNERWIISCSPELFLRHQAGQITAQPMKGTAARSGENLADANASATLASDPKTCAENLMIVDLLRNDISRIAQTGSVQVPELFSVEPHATVWQMTSTVTAQLRAEVNFATVMRALFPSGSITGAPKYRAMQLIGELENTQRGLYTGAVGWLDAPSPSASPSPTCGDFCLSVAIRTLTLDAQRVDRLRDGCLGIGAGIVYDSVAAHESAECALKADFLTKMDPGFALIETMYATREHGVRYLERHWERLYKAASYFGFKWDMNALRMALDTAIASLPVGSAQRLRVTLDKPGRVEITSMPFVPLTQPVSLRLAIDVGFTPVAAEDIWLRYKTTVRGNYERALAEAKRFNAFDLLFCNTRGEITEGARSNVFIQLKGHWFTPPVTSGLLPGVMRAVLLDDASWGATERVLTLADLYAAKKIIVCNALHGVLEAKLAQFS, encoded by the coding sequence ATGGCAATCACGGAGTTAATACACCCTGATTGCTTTGCTTTGCTCGATGATTGCAATGCGAGCGAGGCGGCCCCGACAAGTCGTTTGTATACTGATTTAGCGCATCAACGCATATGCCCGGATCTAGCTGCTTGGGAGAGCGTGTGTAGCGCAGTAGAAGCTGACTTGCGTGCTGGGTTGCATGGGGTAGTATTGGCGGATTATGAATGGGGTGTGCAGGCGCAACTTAAGCCCCAAAAGGGCGAGGCAGCGGCCGCTAGCGGTTCAAATGCACCGTCGTTTCGTTTCTTGTTATTTCGCGAATGTGCGCACCTATCACGGCCGGAAGTTGACGCATGGCTGGTGATGCGTGACGCCGTTACCCCTGAGCCGAGCATTGCGGGTATTGCCGAAGTCCGCCCGAGCGTGCAGCCGGCGGATTTTGACCAGGCGCTGTCCTCGATTCAGGCGGCCTTAAGCGCTGGCGAAGCGTATCAAATTAATTACACGTACCGGCTGCATTTCAGTGCTTTTGGTGCGCCTATGGGTTTATACCGGCGCTTACGCGCGCGGCAACCCGTGCCTTATGGCGCGCTTATTGCATTGCCGAATGAACGTTGGATCATTTCTTGCTCTCCCGAGCTTTTTCTACGTCACCAAGCAGGACAAATCACTGCGCAGCCGATGAAAGGCACTGCGGCACGCAGCGGCGAGAACTTGGCCGACGCCAATGCTTCCGCTACGTTAGCGTCTGATCCAAAAACCTGCGCAGAAAATCTCATGATTGTTGATTTACTGCGTAATGACATTAGCCGTATCGCTCAAACTGGCTCGGTGCAGGTCCCTGAGTTATTTTCAGTTGAGCCACACGCGACCGTCTGGCAAATGACCTCAACCGTGACCGCGCAGTTACGCGCTGAGGTTAACTTCGCTACGGTTATGCGCGCCCTTTTTCCATCAGGCTCGATTACTGGCGCGCCCAAATATCGCGCGATGCAATTAATCGGCGAGCTTGAAAATACGCAACGTGGTTTATACACAGGGGCGGTCGGCTGGCTTGATGCGCCTTCCCCATCTGCGTCACCCTCGCCAACTTGCGGGGATTTTTGCCTCTCGGTTGCAATTCGTACCTTAACCTTAGACGCGCAGCGCGTTGACCGCCTGCGTGATGGGTGCTTAGGTATTGGGGCGGGCATCGTATACGATAGCGTGGCAGCGCATGAATCTGCTGAATGCGCATTAAAAGCGGACTTTCTAACTAAAATGGACCCAGGTTTTGCACTCATCGAAACGATGTATGCAACGCGCGAACACGGAGTGCGTTATCTTGAGCGACATTGGGAACGCTTGTATAAAGCCGCCTCTTATTTTGGTTTTAAGTGGGATATGAACGCGTTGCGTATGGCACTCGATACAGCAATTGCAAGTTTGCCAGTAGGCTCAGCGCAGCGGTTGCGAGTTACTTTAGATAAACCGGGTAGAGTTGAAATAACCAGTATGCCCTTTGTTCCGCTGACGCAACCAGTTAGCTTACGGCTTGCTATAGACGTGGGTTTCACGCCGGTAGCAGCGGAAGATATATGGCTACGTTATAAAACCACAGTGCGGGGAAATTATGAGCGGGCTTTGGCCGAGGCAAAGCGCTTTAATGCATTTGATTTATTATTTTGCAATACACGTGGCGAGATCACTGAAGGGGCGCGCAGTAATGTTTTTATTCAATTAAAAGGCCACTGGTTTACTCCACCTGTTACCAGCGGGCTTTTGCCGGGCGTCATGCGCGCAGTATTACTTGATGATGCAAGCTGGGGCGCTACGGAGCGCGTGCTGACACTTGCGGACTTGTATGCGGCAAAAAAAATTATTGTTTGTAATGCGCTGCATGGTGTATTGGAAGCAAAGCTGGCTCAATTTTCATAG